Proteins encoded in a region of the Magallana gigas chromosome 8, xbMagGiga1.1, whole genome shotgun sequence genome:
- the LOC105345570 gene encoding uncharacterized protein, whose protein sequence is MFSYAISGTTFCGVLLSRDQHHWYQFRLDMSHPCSGSTVEVSPFSVIDQKLHATMSHLTQNIWEIQDRLVLAKREYERTIFQNNEDLIAQYETADDLTESYNIGEYCEVKESLSHLIGLLTEISLQMKPLQTGYATHRFLSISWTDTVIRNALCELNMLSIYVQGHTTRTPCSFSVKFRHLGIGERRTFALWMLGRINSALNLVPGLVSEYSRVWNQTFAWL, encoded by the exons ATGTTTTCCTATGCCATAAGTGGCACCACTTTTTGTGGAGTCTTGCTTTCCCGAGACCAGCACCATTGGTATCAGTTCCGCCTCGACATGAGCCACCCCTGCTCAGGATCAACGGTGGAGGTTTCCCCATTCTCTGTCATTGACCAGAAGCTCCATGCTACCATGAGCCATCTTACACAAAACATCTGGGAGATTCAAGACAGACTAGTTCTTGCTAAACGGGAATAC GAGAGGACGATATTCCAGAACAATGAAGATCTGATCGCCCAATACGAGACAGCAGACGACTTAACTGAATCTTACAACATCGGGGAATACTGTGAAGTG AAAGAATCGCTTTCACACCTGATCGGATTGTTAACAGAAATCTCGCTACAAATGAAGCCTCTTCAGACCGGATATGCCACTCATAGATTTTTGTCTATAAGTTGGACCGACACTGTTATTCGGAATGCACTCTGCGAACTCAACATGTTGTCCATATATGTACAAGGACACACTACTCGAACTCCTTGTTCATTCAGTGTAAAGTTTCGACACCTAGGCATCGGAGAAAGGCGAACATTTGCATTGTGGATGTTAGGAAGAATAAACTCGGCACTCAATTTAGTTCCGGGTCTTGTGTCCGAATACAGTCGAGTCTGGAACCAAACGTTTGCATGGTTATGA
- the LOC105332915 gene encoding tetraspanin-33 isoform X1 produces the protein MGCFSNEATLVSPCVKYTLFFFNFACWLFGGVIIGIGVWAFVEKNKYYQKDISTVYDVVFDLSIIFLIIGSIIFILGYAGCIGALRENVCLLKIYYYSMILIFLTLVVGIVLAFVFRDKVKEEVSTILQDNLITTYQDDPDKQSTIDWIQENVECCGVASYQDWVKNEYYNCTTDNPSPLACSVPYSCCRKQDSITSGLPNILCGKNVLKAGGDLSLIYTIGCVEMFLSLAETELPIVGGIVIGFAVPLLIAICLSRLLEGQILDQQRHIQYR, from the exons ATGGGGTGTTTTAGTAATGAAGCAACGTTAGTCAGCCCCTGTGTGAAATATActctatttttcttcaattttgcaTGTTGG TTATTTGGTGGTGTTATAATCGGTATCGGAGTTTGGGCATTTGTGGAAAAGAACAAGTACTACCAGAAAGATATCTCCACAGTGTACGATGTGGTTTTTGATCTGTCGATTATCTTCCTCATCATCGGAAGCATCATCTTCATCTTAGGCTACGCAGGATGTATAGGGGCCCTCAGGGAAAATGTCTGTCTCCTTAAAAtt tATTATTACTCTATGATACTCATATTCCTGACATTAGTGGTGGGAATCGTGTTAGCGTTTGTCTTCAGGGACAAAGTCAAAGAGGAAGTAAGCACCATTCTGCAGGATAACCTCATCACTACTTACCAAGATGATCCTGATAAACAGAGTACCATTGACTGGATTCAGGAAAAT GTCGAGTGCTGTGGAGTGGCCAGCTATCAGGACTGGGTGAAGAATGAGTATTATAACTGTACTACAGATAACCCCAGTCCCCTGGCCTGTAGTGTACCATACTCATGCTGTAGAAAGCAAGACTCCATAACA aGTGGTCTTCCAAATATTCTTTGTGGAAAAAATGTACTTAAAGCG GGTGGCGATTTATCCCTGATCTACACGATAGGCTGTGTGGAGATGTTCCTGTCCCTGGCAGAGACCGAGCTACCCATTGTAGGGGGCATTGTGATAGGTTTCGCAGTACCTCTG TTGATTGCCATATGCCTGTCAAGGTTGTTAGAAGGTCAAATCTTGGATCAGCAAAGACATATCCAATACCGATAA
- the LOC105332915 gene encoding tetraspanin-33 isoform X2: protein MLGVHLMLISCLFGGVIIGIGVWAFVEKNKYYQKDISTVYDVVFDLSIIFLIIGSIIFILGYAGCIGALRENVCLLKIYYYSMILIFLTLVVGIVLAFVFRDKVKEEVSTILQDNLITTYQDDPDKQSTIDWIQENVECCGVASYQDWVKNEYYNCTTDNPSPLACSVPYSCCRKQDSITSGLPNILCGKNVLKAGGDLSLIYTIGCVEMFLSLAETELPIVGGIVIGFAVPLLIAICLSRLLEGQILDQQRHIQYR from the exons aTGTTGG gAGTACACTTGATGCTGATTTCCTGT TTATTTGGTGGTGTTATAATCGGTATCGGAGTTTGGGCATTTGTGGAAAAGAACAAGTACTACCAGAAAGATATCTCCACAGTGTACGATGTGGTTTTTGATCTGTCGATTATCTTCCTCATCATCGGAAGCATCATCTTCATCTTAGGCTACGCAGGATGTATAGGGGCCCTCAGGGAAAATGTCTGTCTCCTTAAAAtt tATTATTACTCTATGATACTCATATTCCTGACATTAGTGGTGGGAATCGTGTTAGCGTTTGTCTTCAGGGACAAAGTCAAAGAGGAAGTAAGCACCATTCTGCAGGATAACCTCATCACTACTTACCAAGATGATCCTGATAAACAGAGTACCATTGACTGGATTCAGGAAAAT GTCGAGTGCTGTGGAGTGGCCAGCTATCAGGACTGGGTGAAGAATGAGTATTATAACTGTACTACAGATAACCCCAGTCCCCTGGCCTGTAGTGTACCATACTCATGCTGTAGAAAGCAAGACTCCATAACA aGTGGTCTTCCAAATATTCTTTGTGGAAAAAATGTACTTAAAGCG GGTGGCGATTTATCCCTGATCTACACGATAGGCTGTGTGGAGATGTTCCTGTCCCTGGCAGAGACCGAGCTACCCATTGTAGGGGGCATTGTGATAGGTTTCGCAGTACCTCTG TTGATTGCCATATGCCTGTCAAGGTTGTTAGAAGGTCAAATCTTGGATCAGCAAAGACATATCCAATACCGATAA